Proteins encoded in a region of the Candidatus Buchananbacteria bacterium CG10_big_fil_rev_8_21_14_0_10_42_9 genome:
- a CDS encoding YggU family protein, translating to MKTINVKVITKASRDEVVKISETEYKIKLTVLAERGKANARLIKLLSKYFNKPKSCFEVTKGLKSTSKTIIIR from the coding sequence ATGAAAACAATTAACGTAAAAGTGATTACTAAAGCTAGCCGGGATGAAGTTGTTAAAATTTCTGAAACAGAATATAAGATTAAACTGACCGTTTTAGCTGAGCGAGGTAAAGCTAATGCTAGGCTTATTAAATTGTTAAGTAAATACTTTAATAAACCGAAATCTTGTTTTGAGGTAACTAAGGGATTAAAATCAACCTCTAAAACAATTATAATTCGCTAA
- the tig gene encoding trigger factor, translating to MPQIKQEPQPRGQLKITVEISPEEMQPFLKRAAEDVSKTQDIAGFRPGKAPMDVVIKKVGEMPLWQAAADLAVQKSLLKTFEDEKIRTIGSPQVKIDKLAPENSLIYTATVNIFPEVTLGDLDKVAIEAKPAEVSDKDFDTALENLRKLRASEIAVTTEAKAGDKVEIDLEVFQDRVPIEHGAQKKLPLILGDSHFVPGFEEKVIGMKVGDTKEFKLTMPESYHLKQIAGKEVEYRIKMLAIFQRSLPEINDEFAKSLGMKSADELKKNIKDNLKAEAESKEKVRQEEAIMKALINASKFSELPDLLVSSETNQMIQELEANVTRQGGKFEDYLNHIKKSREELTLELAPRAIERVKSALILREVAQQQNISVDDTEIEAEIEKARAMSQGNPDMAKQLDTPEYRDYVSNILASRKVIEWLRQKLVK from the coding sequence ATGCCTCAAATCAAACAAGAACCACAACCTCGCGGCCAGCTTAAAATCACGGTTGAAATTTCGCCTGAAGAAATGCAGCCGTTTTTGAAGCGCGCGGCTGAAGACGTGTCCAAAACGCAAGACATAGCCGGGTTTCGTCCGGGCAAAGCGCCGATGGATGTGGTAATTAAAAAAGTTGGCGAGATGCCGTTATGGCAAGCCGCGGCAGATTTGGCAGTGCAAAAAAGTTTACTCAAAACCTTTGAAGATGAAAAAATTAGAACAATTGGCTCGCCCCAAGTAAAAATTGATAAGTTAGCCCCGGAAAATTCTCTAATTTACACTGCAACCGTCAATATATTTCCGGAAGTTACTTTGGGTGATTTAGACAAGGTTGCGATAGAAGCAAAACCTGCCGAGGTAAGTGATAAAGATTTTGATACTGCTTTAGAAAATTTACGCAAGCTAAGAGCTTCGGAAATTGCCGTGACTACAGAAGCCAAAGCGGGCGATAAGGTAGAAATTGATTTGGAAGTTTTTCAAGACCGGGTGCCGATTGAACATGGCGCGCAAAAGAAACTGCCGCTAATTTTGGGCGACAGCCATTTTGTGCCTGGTTTTGAAGAAAAAGTTATCGGCATGAAAGTGGGCGACACTAAGGAATTTAAACTTACGATGCCCGAAAGTTATCATCTCAAGCAAATCGCCGGAAAAGAAGTTGAGTATCGCATTAAAATGCTGGCTATTTTTCAGCGCTCTTTGCCAGAAATAAATGATGAATTTGCTAAAAGCTTGGGCATGAAATCCGCCGATGAATTGAAAAAAAACATAAAGGACAATTTAAAAGCTGAAGCTGAATCCAAAGAAAAAGTACGCCAAGAAGAAGCGATTATGAAAGCTTTAATTAACGCTTCCAAGTTTTCTGAATTGCCTGATTTATTAGTGTCTTCGGAAACCAATCAAATGATTCAAGAGTTAGAAGCGAATGTTACCCGGCAGGGCGGTAAGTTTGAAGATTACTTAAATCATATAAAAAAATCTCGGGAAGAGCTAACTTTGGAGTTAGCACCGCGCGCAATTGAAAGAGTGAAGAGCGCGTTAATTTTGCGTGAAGTCGCACAACAACAAAATATTTCAGTTGACGACACAGAAATTGAAGCTGAAATTGAAAAAGCCCGGGCGATGAGCCAAGGCAATCCAGACATGGCCAAGCAATTGGATACCCCAGAGTACCGCGATTACGTTTCAAACATCTTAGCCTCTCGCAAAGTGATAGAGTGGTTGCGTCAAAAACTAGTTAAATAA